CCAGCTTTCCGGTGCCGAGGTCGAAGCTGAGCAGGTTCAGCAGCCCGCTGCCGGTGTGCCCGGTCGGCCGGGACAGCCGGTTGCAGGGGAGCTGCCCGGTCCGTCGTTGCCCACCGCCGTCGGTCCACTCGTACCGGGGCAGCCAGTCCTCCACCGGAGCCCGGTCGATCGCCGCCTGTTCCGCCGCGATCCGCTCGGCGTCGGTGGCGTCTTCGGCAAGTGGGGGGAAGGAGATCCGAGGGCGGGACCGGATCACCACCCGGGCGGTGTCGCCGATCTTGCGCGCGTCGACCAGTTGCCCGTCGATCCGGTACGAGCCGAGTACCCGGGGGGTGCCGGCCAGGTCGATCAGGATCGCCCGGGTGTCAGATGGAAGTCCGACGCTCGGCCGGACGATGCCAGGTGGTGGGTCGTACGCGGCGGCGGCCAGAACGATCGCCCGATCACCGTGCAGCAGCAGCTTGCTGGCCCACCAGTGACCGTCCTCGACGATCCGGCGCAGTTCGAGCTGGCCGGTCTGGACACGGCGGCTGGGGTCGACGACGCGCAGTACGCCATTGGTGATCGTGACGATCCGGCTGCCGTCGGTCTTGACCAGGTCGGGTTCGTCGGCGGCGGCCTCGTGGTTGTTGGTGGCCGAGTGCTGTGGCGGCGCGTCGGCCGAAGCGGCCCCGGCCCGGGCGCCGCCGGCGTCCCCGAAGAGTACGGCCCGTTCGGGGCCGAGACCCCAGGGGCCGACCGACTTCCGCGCGGCGGCGCGCAGGTCGGCCAGGGCGTCCGCGCAGGAGTCGAAGGCGACGAGTCGGATGGCGGTGGTGGAACGCTCGGTGCGGTCCGGCTCGGGGGTGGCGGCGGTGCAGCCGGCCACCAGGGCGAGTCCGGTGAGGGCGACGATTCCCCGCTTCATGGCCGATCGGACGCAGCCCGGGCCGAACCGGTTCCCAACCTCTTCTCAGCTTTGTGCTCAGCGGGTGGAGGGGCCGACCCCGGGTGACTCGACCAGCCGGGACAGCACGATGGCGCTGCGGGTCGAGGTGACGAAGGGTTCCGCGCGGAGCTTCTCCAAGGCCTGTTCGAGGTGGTTCATGTCGGCCGCCCGCAGATGCACCAGGGCGTCCGCCTCGCCGGAGACGGTGTACGCGCCGACCACCTCCGGGTGCCGCCGGGCGACCACCCCGATCTGGGCCGGGGTGGTCCGGCCGGCACAGAACAGCTCGACGAACGCCTCGGTGGTCCAGCCGACGGCGGCCGGGTCGACGACCGCGGTGAACCCCTTGATCACCCCGGCGGCCCGCAACCGGTCCACCCGCCGCTTGACCGCCGGGGCGGAGAGCGAAACCCGACTTCCGATCTCCGCGTACGACGCGCGGGCGTCCGCGACGAGTAGCGCAATGATTCGCTGATCCACAGCGTCGATCTGCAACGTTCCGCCTCTCGGAAGCAATGGTCGTGGCTGTTGACGACGGTTAACCGTACCTAGTCTTGGTCATCGTGAACCAGCAGCGAGTGCCGCGA
The nucleotide sequence above comes from Micromonospora pallida. Encoded proteins:
- a CDS encoding Lrp/AsnC family transcriptional regulator, with protein sequence MQIDAVDQRIIALLVADARASYAEIGSRVSLSAPAVKRRVDRLRAAGVIKGFTAVVDPAAVGWTTEAFVELFCAGRTTPAQIGVVARRHPEVVGAYTVSGEADALVHLRAADMNHLEQALEKLRAEPFVTSTRSAIVLSRLVESPGVGPSTR